TTCCGATCGAGGACGCCGAGATCGGCAAGGCGCTCGGCCGTTCCATGAAGAAGAGCGGTGTACGAGTTCTCACCGAATCCACGGTCTCTTCCATCGAACAGGCCGACGGGCAGCTGCGGGTGCACGTGGACGGTTCCGACGCGCAACAGCTCGACGTCGACGTGGTCCTCATGGGAGTGGGGCGCAAACCCAACACCGCCGCACTGGGCCTCGACGCCACCGGCGTCGCCACCGACGAACGCGGATTCGTGGCGGTCGACGACAAACTGCGCACCAACGTCGAGCACGTCTACGCGATCGGGGACGTCACCGGCAAGGCACTGCTGGCGCACGTCGCCTCCCACCAGGGCGTGGTCGCCGTCGACACCATCGCGGGGTACGAGACCCACATCGACTACGGCGTCGTTCCGGCCGCCACGTTCACTCATCCGGAGATCGCCAGCGTCGGTCTCACCGAAGCCGGTGCCAAGGAGCGCGGCCACGACGTGGTGACGAGCCGTTTCCCGTTCGCGGCCCTGGGCAGGTCCAAGACCACCGGGGACGAGGAAGGGTTCATGAAGATCGTGGCGGGCGGCAAGCACGGCGAGATCCTCGGTGTGCACGTCATCGGCCCCTCAGCGAGTGATCTGATCACCGAGGGAACGCTGGCCATCAGTCTCGAAGCCACCCTCGACGAGCTCGCCGACACGATCCATGCTCACCCGACGCTGGGCGAGATCGGAATGGAATCCGCCATGTCGGCACTGGGGTTGCCACTGCACACCGCGCCGCCGCGGCGGCGCTGAACCGCGGCGTTCTCGAAAACGGTCCGTCCCGGACGGTCGGGGCAGGACCTTCGATCAGGACATCGGCGTCCGACCGTCATCGCCACGACCCGCGTTGTCCGGGCCGAAGCGACGCCGCAACCACCCACTCGAAAAAGGGGATCTCTCATGGCGGAGACCGCTACCCGCAGCA
This portion of the Actinopolyspora lacussalsi genome encodes:
- a CDS encoding dihydrolipoamide dehydrogenase (product_source=KO:K00382; cath_funfam=3.30.390.30,3.50.50.60; cog=COG1249; ko=KO:K00382; pfam=PF02852,PF07992; superfamily=51905,55424; tigrfam=TIGR01350), producing MQEFDLLVVGGGPGGYVAAIRAAQRGLSVGLVEKEKAGGVCLNWGCIPTKAMLRSAEVYETVLHSADFGVHAENVALDFSAVARRKDGVVKNLTDGVAGLLKANGVTVIDGHARFTGSNTVDVHPNGESPLGEGGPRYAAEPAGGQAVERVTGRDVLIATGSVPARLPVPGADLPGVITSDGAFGLQEVPKRIAVVGGSAVGAEWASMFATFGSEVTVVEMAPSLVPIEDAEIGKALGRSMKKSGVRVLTESTVSSIEQADGQLRVHVDGSDAQQLDVDVVLMGVGRKPNTAALGLDATGVATDERGFVAVDDKLRTNVEHVYAIGDVTGKALLAHVASHQGVVAVDTIAGYETHIDYGVVPAATFTHPEIASVGLTEAGAKERGHDVVTSRFPFAALGRSKTTGDEEGFMKIVAGGKHGEILGVHVIGPSASDLITEGTLAISLEATLDELADTIHAHPTLGEIGMESAMSALGLPLHTAPPRRR